A section of the Pseudomonas prosekii genome encodes:
- the hslV gene encoding ATP-dependent protease subunit HslV, producing the protein MTTIVSVRRHGKVVMGGDGQVSLGNTVMKGNAKKVRRLYHGQVIAGFAGATADAFTLFERFEGQLEKHQGHLVRAAVELAKEWRTDRSLSRLEAMLAVANKDASLIITGNGDVVEPEQGLIAMGSGGGYAQAAASALLKKTDLSAREIVETALGIAGDICVFTNHTFTIEEQDLAE; encoded by the coding sequence TTGACCACCATCGTTTCAGTTCGCCGCCACGGCAAAGTCGTCATGGGCGGCGACGGCCAGGTTTCTCTCGGCAATACCGTGATGAAAGGCAACGCCAAGAAAGTCCGTCGCCTGTACCACGGCCAAGTCATTGCCGGTTTTGCCGGGGCCACCGCTGACGCCTTCACCCTCTTCGAACGTTTCGAAGGCCAGCTCGAAAAACATCAAGGTCACCTCGTTCGCGCCGCCGTCGAACTCGCCAAAGAATGGCGCACCGACCGCTCCCTCAGCCGCCTCGAAGCCATGCTCGCGGTCGCCAACAAAGACGCCTCGCTGATCATCACCGGCAACGGTGACGTGGTCGAACCCGAACAAGGCCTGATCGCCATGGGTTCCGGTGGCGGCTACGCTCAAGCAGCGGCCAGCGCCCTGCTGAAGAAAACCGATCTGTCGGCCCGGGAAATCGTTGAAACCGCGCTCGGCATCGCTGGCGACATCTGCGTATTCACCAACCACACCTTTACCATTGAGGAGCAGGACCTCGCCGAGTAA
- the phaC gene encoding class II poly(R)-hydroxyalkanoic acid synthase has translation MSNKNNDDLKYQASENTLGLNPVVGLRGKDLLASARMVLRQAIKQPIHSVKHVAHFGLELKNVLFGKSELQPPGDDRRFVDPAWSQNPLYKRYLQTYLAWRKELHAWIDDSSLSPKDVARGHFVINLMTEAMAPTNSAANPAAVKRFFETGGKSLLDGLSHLAKDLVHNGGMPSQVNMGAFEVGKSLGVTEGAVVFRNDVLELIQYRPITEQVHERPLLVVPPQINKFYVFDLSPDKSLARFCLRNNVQTFIVSWRNPTKEQREWGLSTYIEALKEAVDVVTAITGSKDVNMLGACSGGITCTALLGHYAAIGEKKVNALTLLVSVLDTTLDSDVALFVDEQTLETAKRHSYQAGVLEGRDMAKVFAWMRPNDLIWNYWVNNYLLGNEPPVFDILFWNNDTTRLPAAFHGDLIEMFKSNPLIRPNALEVCGTPIDLKQVTADIFSLAGTNDHITPWKSCYKSAQLFGGNVEFVLSSSGHIQSILNPPGNPKSRYMTSAEMPMKAEDWQENSTKHTDSWWLHWQAWQAERSGKLKKSPTSLGNKTYTAGEAAPGTYVHER, from the coding sequence ATGAGTAACAAGAACAACGATGACCTGAAGTACCAAGCCTCGGAAAACACCCTGGGGCTTAATCCTGTTGTTGGGCTGCGTGGAAAGGATCTACTGGCTTCTGCTCGAATGGTATTGCGCCAAGCCATCAAACAACCGATTCACAGCGTCAAGCATGTCGCGCATTTCGGTCTTGAACTCAAAAACGTGCTGTTCGGCAAATCCGAACTGCAGCCTCCTGGTGATGACCGTCGCTTTGTCGATCCGGCCTGGAGCCAGAACCCGCTCTACAAACGTTATCTGCAGACTTACCTGGCCTGGCGCAAAGAGCTGCACGCCTGGATCGACGACAGCAGCCTGTCGCCCAAAGACGTCGCGCGCGGGCATTTCGTGATCAACCTGATGACCGAAGCCATGGCCCCGACCAACAGTGCGGCCAACCCTGCTGCGGTCAAACGCTTCTTTGAAACCGGCGGCAAGAGTTTGCTCGACGGCCTCTCGCACCTCGCCAAGGACCTCGTGCACAACGGCGGGATGCCGAGCCAGGTCAACATGGGCGCGTTCGAAGTCGGCAAATCGCTGGGCGTGACCGAAGGCGCGGTGGTATTTCGCAACGACGTGCTGGAGCTGATCCAGTACCGGCCGATCACCGAGCAAGTGCACGAACGGCCGTTGCTGGTGGTGCCGCCGCAGATCAACAAGTTCTACGTATTCGACCTCAGCCCGGACAAGAGCCTGGCGCGGTTCTGCCTGCGCAATAACGTGCAGACGTTCATTGTCAGTTGGCGTAACCCGACCAAGGAACAGCGCGAATGGGGCCTTTCGACGTACATCGAAGCGCTCAAGGAAGCGGTCGATGTGGTCACCGCGATCACCGGCAGTAAAGACGTGAACATGCTCGGCGCCTGCTCCGGCGGCATCACTTGCACCGCGCTGCTCGGGCATTACGCGGCGATTGGCGAGAAAAAGGTCAACGCCCTGACGCTGCTGGTGAGCGTGCTCGACACCACGCTGGACAGCGACGTCGCACTGTTTGTCGATGAACAAACCCTCGAAACCGCCAAGCGCCATTCCTATCAGGCCGGCGTGCTCGAAGGTCGCGACATGGCGAAAGTGTTCGCGTGGATGCGCCCCAACGATCTGATCTGGAACTACTGGGTCAACAATTACCTGTTGGGCAACGAGCCACCGGTGTTCGACATTCTGTTCTGGAACAACGACACCACGCGCTTGCCCGCCGCGTTCCACGGCGACCTGATCGAGATGTTCAAAAGTAATCCACTGATTCGCCCGAATGCACTAGAAGTGTGCGGCACGCCGATTGACTTGAAGCAGGTCACCGCCGACATCTTTTCCCTGGCCGGCACCAACGACCACATCACGCCGTGGAAGTCTTGCTACAAGTCGGCGCAATTGTTTGGCGGCAATGTCGAGTTCGTGTTGTCCAGCAGCGGCCACATCCAAAGCATTCTGAACCCGCCTGGTAATCCGAAGTCACGATATATGACCAGCGCCGAGATGCCGATGAAGGCTGAGGACTGGCAGGAAAACTCCACCAAACACACTGATTCCTGGTGGTTGCACTGGCAGGCATGGCAGGCCGAGCGTTCCGGCAAGTTGAAGAAATCCCCGACCAGCCTCGGTAACAAAACCTACACCGCCGGCGAAGCTGCGCCGGGCACTTACGTACACGAGCGGTAA
- the argS gene encoding arginine--tRNA ligase, with product MKDTIRQLIQQAITQLVNEGVLPEGLSPAIQVENSRDKKNGDFASNIAMMLAKPAGMKPRDLAEKIIAALPADDNVTKTEIAGPGFLNFFQNTQALAARLDAALADKNIGVRKAGPLQRTVVDLSAPNLAKEMHVGHLRSTIIGDGVARVLEFLGDTVIRQNHVGDWGTQFGMLMAYLQENPITSDELSDLENFYRAAKQRFDGSEEFADRARGLVVKLQAGDAECLALWTRFREISLSHCQAIYEQLNVKLTMADVMGESAYNDDLINVVNDLKAAGLLVESNGAQCVFLDEFKNADGDPLPVIIVKADGGYLYATTDLAAVRYRSGKLKADRALYFVDQRQALHFQQVFQVARLAGFVTHPMEMEHMGFGTMNGADGRPFKTRDGGTVKLVDLLTEAKDRAYTLVKEKNPELAEDDLRNIAKVVGIGAVKYADLSKHRTSDYSFNFDLMLNFEGNTAPYLLYAYTRVAGVFRKLGKDFSEVEGQIVLDAPHELELATKLAQFAEVLNNVSDKGTPHTLCTYLYDVAGLFSSFYENCPILSADTPAQMQSRLRLAALTGRTLKQGLELLGLETLERM from the coding sequence CCATGATGCTGGCGAAACCGGCCGGGATGAAGCCGCGTGATCTGGCGGAAAAAATCATCGCCGCGCTGCCGGCTGACGATAACGTCACCAAAACCGAAATCGCCGGGCCGGGCTTCCTCAATTTCTTCCAGAACACCCAAGCCCTGGCTGCGCGCCTCGACGCCGCACTGGCCGATAAAAATATCGGCGTGCGCAAGGCTGGCCCGCTGCAACGCACCGTGGTTGACCTGTCGGCGCCAAACCTGGCGAAAGAAATGCACGTCGGCCACTTGCGCTCGACGATCATCGGCGACGGCGTGGCGCGGGTTCTGGAATTCCTCGGCGACACCGTGATCCGGCAGAACCACGTCGGCGACTGGGGCACCCAGTTCGGCATGTTGATGGCGTATCTGCAGGAAAACCCGATCACCAGCGATGAGCTGTCGGACCTGGAAAACTTCTACCGCGCCGCCAAGCAGCGCTTCGACGGCAGCGAAGAATTCGCCGACCGCGCCCGTGGCCTGGTGGTCAAGTTGCAGGCCGGCGATGCCGAATGCCTGGCGCTGTGGACGCGCTTCCGCGAGATTTCGCTGTCGCATTGCCAAGCCATTTACGAACAACTCAACGTCAAACTGACGATGGCCGACGTGATGGGCGAAAGTGCCTACAACGACGACCTGATCAACGTGGTCAACGACCTCAAGGCCGCTGGCCTGCTGGTCGAAAGCAACGGCGCGCAATGCGTGTTCCTCGACGAATTCAAGAACGCCGACGGCGACCCGCTGCCGGTGATCATCGTCAAGGCTGATGGCGGCTACCTGTACGCCACCACTGACCTGGCGGCCGTGCGTTATCGCAGCGGCAAACTGAAAGCCGATCGCGCGTTGTACTTCGTCGATCAGCGTCAGGCGCTGCACTTCCAGCAAGTGTTCCAGGTCGCGCGGCTGGCCGGTTTTGTCACGCACCCGATGGAAATGGAACACATGGGTTTCGGCACCATGAACGGCGCCGATGGCCGTCCGTTCAAGACCCGTGATGGCGGCACCGTGAAGCTGGTCGATCTGCTGACCGAAGCCAAGGATCGCGCCTACACGCTGGTCAAAGAGAAAAACCCGGAGCTGGCCGAAGACGACTTGCGCAACATCGCCAAGGTTGTGGGGATTGGCGCGGTGAAATACGCCGACCTGTCCAAGCACCGCACCAGCGACTACAGCTTCAACTTCGATTTGATGCTCAACTTCGAAGGCAACACCGCGCCGTACTTGCTGTACGCCTACACCCGCGTGGCCGGCGTGTTCCGCAAACTGGGCAAGGATTTCAGCGAAGTCGAAGGGCAGATCGTCCTCGATGCGCCGCATGAACTGGAGCTGGCGACCAAACTGGCGCAGTTCGCCGAAGTGCTGAACAACGTTTCTGACAAAGGAACGCCGCACACGCTGTGCACCTACCTGTACGATGTCGCCGGTCTGTTCTCGAGTTTCTATGAGAACTGCCCGATCCTCAGCGCCGACACCCCGGCACAAATGCAAAGCCGTCTGCGCCTCGCCGCGCTGACCGGCCGCACACTCAAGCAAGGCCTGGAACTGTTGGGTCTGGAAACTCTGGAGCGTATGTAA
- a CDS encoding gamma-butyrobetaine hydroxylase-like domain-containing protein, protein MTQLPTDIKLHKASKTLSLKYASGEEFHLPAEFLRVHSPSAEVQGHGKPILQFGKIAVGLSKVEPAGQYALKLTFDDGHDSGLFTWEYLYQLAVRQEDLWNDYLAELKAAGKTRDPSQSIVKLML, encoded by the coding sequence ATGACCCAACTCCCCACCGACATCAAACTGCACAAAGCCTCGAAAACCCTGTCGCTGAAATACGCGTCCGGCGAGGAATTTCATTTGCCCGCCGAATTTCTGCGCGTGCATTCGCCTTCCGCCGAGGTCCAGGGCCACGGCAAACCTATCCTGCAATTTGGCAAGATCGCGGTAGGCCTGAGCAAGGTCGAGCCGGCCGGTCAGTACGCCCTGAAGTTGACCTTCGACGACGGCCACGACAGCGGCCTGTTCACTTGGGAATACCTCTACCAACTGGCCGTGCGCCAGGAAGATCTGTGGAACGATTATCTTGCCGAACTCAAAGCGGCCGGCAAAACCCGCGATCCGAGCCAGTCCATCGTCAAGCTGATGCTCTAG
- the hslU gene encoding ATP-dependent protease ATPase subunit HslU, translating into MSMTPREIVHELNRHIIGQDDAKRAVAIALRNRWRRMQLPEELRVEVTPKNILMIGPTGVGKTEIARRLAKLANAPFIKVEATKFTEVGYVGRDVESIIRDLADAALKLLREQEMTKVRHRAEDAAEDRILDALLPPARMGFSNEESTSSADSNTRQLFRKRLREGQLDDKEIDIEVAEVAGVDISAPPGMEEMTNQLQSLFANMGKGKKKSRKLKVKEALKLVRDEEAGRLVNEEELKAKALEAVEQHGIVFIDEIDKVAKRGNSGGVDVSREGVQRDLLPLIEGCTVNTKLGMVKTDHILFIASGAFHLSKPSDLVPELQGRLPIRVELKALTPEDFERILSEPHASLTEQYCALLKTEGLGIEFQPDGIKRIAEIAWQVNEKTENIGARRLHTLLERLLEEVSFSAGDLASAHDDKVILIDAAYVNSHLGELAENEDLSRYIL; encoded by the coding sequence ATGTCCATGACTCCCCGTGAAATCGTCCACGAACTCAATCGCCATATCATCGGCCAGGACGATGCCAAGCGCGCCGTCGCCATCGCGCTGCGTAACCGCTGGCGCCGGATGCAACTGCCGGAAGAGCTGCGCGTTGAAGTAACGCCAAAGAACATCCTGATGATCGGCCCGACCGGTGTCGGTAAAACCGAAATCGCCCGCCGCCTGGCCAAACTGGCCAACGCGCCGTTCATCAAGGTCGAAGCGACCAAGTTCACCGAAGTCGGCTACGTTGGCCGCGACGTCGAATCGATCATTCGTGACCTCGCTGACGCCGCGCTCAAGCTGCTGCGCGAACAGGAAATGACCAAAGTTCGCCACCGCGCCGAAGACGCCGCCGAGGACCGCATCCTCGACGCCCTGCTGCCGCCAGCGCGCATGGGTTTCAGCAACGAAGAATCGACCTCGTCGGCCGATTCCAATACCCGTCAGCTGTTCCGCAAGCGTCTGCGCGAAGGTCAGCTGGATGACAAGGAGATCGACATCGAAGTCGCCGAAGTGGCCGGCGTCGATATCTCCGCGCCGCCGGGCATGGAAGAGATGACCAACCAGTTGCAGAGCCTGTTTGCCAATATGGGCAAGGGCAAAAAGAAGAGCCGCAAGCTCAAGGTCAAGGAAGCGCTGAAACTGGTGCGCGATGAAGAAGCCGGGCGTCTGGTCAACGAAGAAGAGTTGAAGGCCAAGGCGCTGGAAGCAGTCGAGCAGCACGGCATCGTCTTCATCGACGAAATCGACAAGGTCGCCAAGCGCGGTAATTCCGGCGGCGTCGATGTTTCCCGTGAAGGTGTGCAGCGCGATTTGCTGCCGCTGATCGAAGGCTGCACCGTCAACACCAAACTGGGCATGGTCAAGACTGACCACATCCTGTTCATCGCGTCCGGCGCGTTCCACTTGAGCAAGCCGAGCGATCTGGTGCCGGAACTGCAAGGTCGTCTGCCGATTCGCGTCGAGCTCAAAGCGCTGACCCCGGAAGACTTCGAACGCATTCTCAGCGAACCGCATGCCTCGTTGACCGAGCAATATTGCGCACTGCTGAAAACCGAAGGCCTGGGCATCGAGTTCCAGCCGGACGGGATCAAGCGCATCGCCGAGATCGCCTGGCAGGTCAACGAGAAAACCGAAAACATCGGCGCCCGTCGCTTGCACACGCTGCTTGAGCGTTTGCTTGAAGAGGTGTCGTTCAGCGCCGGTGATCTGGCCAGCGCGCATGACGACAAGGTGATTCTGATCGACGCCGCCTACGTCAACAGCCACCTCGGCGAATTGGCGGAAAACGAAGACCTGTCCCGCTACATTCTGTAG
- a CDS encoding SPOR domain-containing protein encodes MAAKKKPAPKRGASRYTAPAKQPIPGWLWMAIGLTVGAFIVFLMKLEPGKGSESVKREKIEQQKASKIAEANKTPPSPTQPVKPKYDFYTLLPESEVIVPPDAVPEKTLPTPQVPAVPTTPVTPEQAAKIDTARAQAALAGITPPPAPPVSKAAPVTKFFLQAGSFRKEADADKVRAQIILLGQAVAVESGTVKDETWYRVLVGPFSNREQLTTAQKQLAGSGFSNLLLQQRQSR; translated from the coding sequence TTGGCTGCCAAGAAAAAACCTGCACCCAAGCGCGGCGCCAGTCGTTACACCGCTCCTGCCAAGCAACCGATTCCGGGTTGGCTGTGGATGGCCATCGGCCTCACGGTCGGCGCGTTTATCGTGTTCCTGATGAAACTGGAACCGGGCAAGGGCAGCGAGAGCGTCAAGCGCGAAAAGATCGAACAGCAGAAAGCGTCAAAAATCGCCGAGGCCAACAAGACCCCGCCGAGCCCGACGCAACCGGTGAAGCCGAAGTACGACTTCTACACCTTGCTGCCGGAATCGGAAGTGATAGTGCCGCCGGACGCGGTGCCGGAGAAGACCCTGCCGACGCCGCAAGTGCCCGCCGTGCCGACCACGCCGGTGACCCCGGAGCAAGCGGCGAAGATCGACACCGCGCGCGCTCAGGCGGCTCTGGCCGGGATTACCCCGCCACCAGCACCGCCGGTGTCGAAAGCGGCGCCAGTGACCAAGTTCTTCTTGCAGGCCGGTTCGTTCCGCAAAGAGGCGGATGCCGACAAGGTGCGCGCGCAGATCATTTTGCTCGGTCAGGCCGTGGCGGTTGAATCCGGCACGGTCAAGGACGAAACCTGGTACCGCGTTTTGGTCGGCCCGTTCAGCAACCGTGAACAGCTGACCACCGCGCAAAAACAACTGGCCGGCAGCGGCTTTAGCAACCTGTTGTTACAACAACGCCAAAGCCGCTGA